In bacterium YEK0313, one genomic interval encodes:
- a CDS encoding spermidine synthase — translation MSLADARASLPSSTGSWITAVFGAAVFTSAALLFAVQPLFAKMVLPRLGGSPGVWSVAMVFFQAMLLGGYAYAHVLTTCLRPRAAVAVHIAVLAAATLALPLGMAAGWGRPPASGETLWLIGLFTASIGLPFFALSANGPLLQAWFARTQCGQGRNPYWLYAASNVGSFLALLSYPFLVEPLTTLGLQVTAWSQGFYLLIALVAFCGALLVQLPAAEAPAPGGLIETGAGAAPDFRAIAGWVGFAFVPSALMVAVTAYLSTDVAAAPFMWVLPLGLFLLTFVLVFQDRELVSHRFLLMLQPFLLIMVVLTLTAQTAISALGPVVLLHLTAFFVTAMVCHGELARRRPAPGHLTAFYLWMSFGGMLGGIFTGLLAPHLFSWVAEYPLLLGLAVLCRPGASWRAFKADRIAQGLAAAGAALVFAGLIGVPAWPILAAAAVLLMRGLLIGAILWRNRPFRLMLLMLLAVGIMRVFDAGTGETHTTRSFFGVHRISVTDDGRFKQLAHGTTVHGIERIAATGRPEPLSYYHAAGPLGQAIAATRERLGRPIRVAVVGLGSGSLACYAEPGDAWRFYEIDVEIERIARTEFSFLRQCAPEAPVVLGDARLTLAEGEQGAADLIIIDAFSSDSIPSHLLTAEALAVYRRKLAPGGLVALHVSNRHMELSPVVAATAAAQGLAARGIAYVSPPEAVEAKRFSATVVVVAEQADSFRRLDAAHGWQPLRSDVRPWTDDYSNIVGAIIGRYWR, via the coding sequence ATGAGCCTTGCCGACGCGCGCGCCTCGCTTCCAAGTTCGACCGGGTCTTGGATCACCGCGGTCTTCGGCGCAGCGGTGTTCACCAGCGCCGCCCTGCTGTTCGCCGTCCAGCCGCTGTTCGCGAAAATGGTCCTGCCGCGCCTTGGCGGCAGTCCGGGCGTCTGGTCGGTCGCCATGGTGTTCTTCCAGGCCATGCTGCTCGGCGGCTATGCCTATGCCCATGTGCTGACGACCTGTCTGCGGCCGCGCGCGGCCGTGGCCGTCCATATTGCCGTCCTCGCCGCGGCCACGCTCGCCCTGCCGCTCGGCATGGCCGCCGGCTGGGGCCGGCCGCCGGCGAGCGGCGAGACGCTCTGGCTCATCGGCCTGTTCACGGCCTCCATCGGCCTGCCGTTCTTCGCGCTGTCCGCCAATGGCCCGCTGCTGCAGGCCTGGTTCGCCCGGACGCAGTGCGGCCAGGGCCGGAATCCGTACTGGCTCTATGCCGCCTCCAATGTCGGCTCGTTCCTGGCGCTGCTGTCCTATCCGTTCCTCGTGGAGCCGCTCACGACGCTCGGCCTGCAGGTCACCGCCTGGTCGCAGGGTTTCTATCTGCTGATCGCGCTCGTCGCCTTCTGCGGCGCGCTGCTCGTTCAGTTGCCGGCCGCCGAGGCGCCGGCGCCGGGCGGCCTGATCGAGACCGGTGCCGGCGCGGCGCCGGACTTCCGCGCCATTGCCGGCTGGGTCGGCTTCGCCTTCGTGCCCTCGGCGCTCATGGTGGCGGTCACCGCCTATCTCTCCACCGATGTCGCGGCGGCGCCCTTCATGTGGGTGCTGCCGCTCGGCTTGTTCCTGCTGACCTTCGTGCTGGTGTTCCAGGATCGGGAACTGGTCTCGCATCGCTTCCTCCTGATGCTGCAGCCCTTTCTGCTGATCATGGTGGTGCTGACGCTGACGGCGCAGACGGCGATCAGCGCGCTCGGGCCGGTGGTCCTGCTGCATCTCACCGCCTTCTTCGTGACCGCCATGGTGTGCCATGGCGAGCTCGCCCGCCGCCGGCCGGCGCCGGGCCATCTCACGGCCTTCTATCTCTGGATGTCGTTCGGCGGCATGCTCGGCGGCATCTTCACCGGGCTGCTGGCGCCGCATCTGTTCTCCTGGGTCGCCGAATATCCGCTGCTGCTGGGATTGGCGGTCCTCTGCCGGCCGGGGGCGTCCTGGCGGGCGTTCAAGGCCGATCGGATCGCCCAGGGGCTCGCCGCCGCCGGTGCCGCGCTGGTCTTCGCCGGCCTGATCGGCGTCCCGGCCTGGCCGATCCTGGCGGCCGCTGCGGTCCTGCTCATGCGCGGCCTGCTGATCGGTGCCATTCTCTGGCGCAATCGGCCGTTCCGGCTGATGCTGCTGATGCTGTTGGCGGTCGGCATCATGCGCGTCTTCGATGCCGGCACCGGCGAGACGCATACCACCCGTAGCTTCTTCGGCGTCCACAGGATCTCGGTCACCGACGACGGCCGGTTCAAGCAACTGGCTCACGGCACCACCGTGCACGGCATCGAGCGCATCGCCGCGACCGGCCGGCCAGAGCCGCTCAGCTACTATCACGCGGCCGGACCGCTCGGACAGGCGATCGCCGCGACGCGGGAAAGGCTTGGCCGGCCGATCCGGGTGGCGGTGGTCGGCCTCGGCTCGGGCAGCCTTGCCTGCTACGCCGAGCCCGGGGACGCCTGGCGGTTCTACGAGATCGACGTGGAAATCGAGCGGATCGCCCGCACCGAATTCTCGTTTCTGCGCCAATGCGCGCCCGAGGCGCCGGTGGTTCTGGGCGATGCCCGCCTGACCCTTGCGGAAGGCGAGCAGGGCGCGGCCGATCTCATCATCATCGACGCCTTTTCGTCCGACTCGATCCCGAGCCATCTTCTGACCGCCGAGGCGCTGGCGGTCTACCGGCGCAAGCTGGCGCCGGGCGGTCTCGTCGCGCTGCACGTCTCCAACCGGCACATGGAGCTTTCGCCGGTGGTGGCGGCGACCGCCGCCGCCCAAGGCCTCGCCGCACGCGGCATCGCCTATGTCTCGCCGCCCGAGGCGGTCGAGGCCAAGCGCTTCAGCGCGACGGTCGTGGTCGTCGCGGAACAGGCGGACAGTTTCCGCCGGCTCGACGCCGCGCATGGCTGGCAGCCTCTGCGCAGCGATGTCAGGCCGTGGACCGACGACTATTCGAACATCGTCGGCGCCATTATCGGCCGCTACTGGCGCTGA
- the ratA gene encoding Ribosome association toxin RatA — protein MPIFKTERRVAHKPAEMFDLVADVEKYPEFVPLCQQLRVRRRVNAGDGGVEILVADMTVAYKMLRESFTSRVTLDRPRLHILAEYLDGPFSRLENHWRFSSEGEATVVSFSIDYEFRSRALALVMGAVFDAAFRRFAEAFEARADAVYGAAGPATAP, from the coding sequence ATGCCGATCTTCAAGACCGAGCGGCGGGTGGCCCACAAACCCGCGGAAATGTTCGACCTCGTCGCCGATGTCGAGAAATATCCGGAATTCGTGCCGCTGTGCCAGCAGCTGCGCGTCAGGCGGCGCGTCAATGCCGGCGACGGCGGCGTCGAGATCCTGGTGGCGGATATGACCGTCGCCTACAAGATGCTGCGCGAGAGCTTCACCAGCCGGGTGACGCTCGATCGGCCGCGCCTGCATATTCTCGCCGAATATCTGGACGGACCGTTCTCGCGGCTGGAGAACCATTGGCGCTTTTCGTCCGAGGGCGAGGCAACCGTGGTCAGCTTCTCGATCGACTACGAATTCCGCAGCCGTGCCCTGGCCCTGGTGATGGGAGCCGTGTTCGACGCGGCGTTCCGGCGTTTCGCCGAGGCTTTCGAAGCGCGCGCCGATGCCGTTTACGGGGCGGCAGGACCGGCAACGGCTCCTTAA
- a CDS encoding topology modulation protein yields the protein MQRILVMGCSGSGKTTFARALADRLALPYVSIDALFWQPGWREPDMPAFSAAMAKVAAKDAWVIDGNYIRHGAGELRRARTDTVFWFDLPRMTCLAGIMRRIVSSYGQVRPEMAPGCPERVDWAFLRYVWTYRREQRPKLVDYVQGLRTDQRLVAFTSRRQANACLAGDLAEPVPAGAGA from the coding sequence ATGCAGCGCATATTGGTGATGGGCTGTTCGGGCTCGGGCAAGACGACATTCGCGCGGGCGCTCGCCGACCGGCTGGCGCTGCCCTACGTCTCGATCGACGCGCTGTTCTGGCAGCCGGGCTGGCGCGAGCCGGACATGCCGGCCTTCTCGGCCGCGATGGCCAAGGTCGCCGCGAAGGACGCCTGGGTCATCGACGGCAATTACATTAGGCACGGGGCCGGAGAGCTGCGCCGCGCGCGCACCGACACCGTGTTCTGGTTCGACCTGCCGCGTATGACATGCCTCGCCGGGATCATGCGCCGGATCGTGTCGAGCTATGGCCAGGTGCGGCCGGAAATGGCGCCGGGGTGCCCAGAACGGGTCGACTGGGCCTTTCTGCGCTACGTCTGGACCTATCGCCGCGAGCAGCGCCCGAAGCTCGTCGACTATGTGCAGGGGCTGAGGACGGATCAGCGCCTCGTCGCCTTCACGTCCCGGCGGCAGGCCAATGCCTGCCTGGCCGGCGACCTGGCGGAGCCGGTGCCGGCCGGCGCGGGAGCCTGA
- the lipA gene encoding Lipoyl synthase, giving the protein MATLIDTLKQDNRPRHPEKAHRPDQPIQRKPDWIRVKAPGSPKWAETHRIVKENGLVTVCEEAGCPNIGECWEKKHATFMIMGDTCTRACSFCNVKTGMPGALDPLEPEHTAIAVEKLGLEHVVITSVDRDDLADGGAEHFAKVIHAIRARSPKTTIEILTPDFLRKDGALEVVVAARPDVFNHNLETVPSKYLKVRPGARYFHSIRLLQRVKELDPSIFTKSGIMVGLGEERNEVLQLMDDLRSAEVDFLTIGQYLQPTRKHHEVVRFLTPDEFKGFETIANAKGFLLVSSSPLTRSSHHAGEDFARLKAARFAKLGR; this is encoded by the coding sequence ATGGCCACGCTGATCGATACCTTGAAGCAGGACAATCGTCCGCGACATCCGGAGAAGGCGCATCGGCCCGACCAGCCGATCCAGCGCAAGCCGGACTGGATTCGCGTCAAGGCGCCCGGCTCGCCCAAATGGGCCGAGACGCACCGGATCGTGAAGGAAAACGGCCTCGTCACCGTCTGCGAGGAGGCCGGCTGCCCGAATATCGGCGAGTGCTGGGAAAAGAAGCACGCCACCTTCATGATCATGGGCGACACCTGCACGCGCGCCTGTTCGTTCTGCAACGTCAAGACCGGCATGCCCGGCGCGCTCGACCCGCTGGAGCCGGAGCACACGGCGATCGCCGTCGAGAAGCTCGGCCTTGAACATGTCGTGATCACCTCGGTCGACCGCGACGATCTCGCCGACGGCGGCGCCGAGCATTTCGCCAAGGTGATTCACGCGATCCGCGCCCGCTCGCCCAAGACGACGATCGAGATCCTGACGCCGGATTTCCTGCGCAAGGACGGCGCGCTGGAAGTGGTGGTCGCGGCGCGGCCCGACGTGTTCAACCACAATCTCGAAACCGTCCCGTCGAAATATCTCAAGGTCCGGCCGGGCGCGCGCTATTTCCATTCGATCCGGCTGCTGCAGCGAGTCAAGGAGCTCGACCCCTCGATCTTCACCAAATCCGGCATCATGGTCGGCCTCGGCGAGGAGCGGAACGAGGTGCTGCAGCTGATGGACGACCTGCGCTCGGCGGAGGTCGATTTCCTGACTATCGGCCAGTATCTGCAGCCGACGCGCAAGCACCACGAGGTGGTGCGCTTCCTCACGCCGGACGAATTCAAGGGCTTCGAAACCATCGCCAACGCCAAGGGCTTCCTGCTGGTATCGTCGAGCCCGCTGACCCGCTCCTCGCATCATGCGGGCGAGGATTTCGCCCGGCTGAAGGCGGCCCGCTTCGCCAAGCTCGGCCGCTGA
- the hyuC gene encoding Hydantoin utilization protein C: MTPAEIERLGERAEAMLEELAAISEDADRLTRRFLTREHRRAAHLVGQWMAEAGMAVSEDQLATVRGHYARAGAADGANRVPRLLIGSHIDTVINAGKYDGMFGVVAGILAVEHFRDADRRFDFAVDVLAFGDEEGSRFPTVLSSSAALAGNFEQRWLAGTDADGVALATAMRDYGLDPDATGGAALTPEEALAYVEVHIEQGPVLEHQGAPLGIVTSIAGQFRTRVTVRGMAGHAGTVPMTLRRDALVAASEMVVAAEAIAKAHPEAAMVATVGTLKVMPGAANVVPDGVDFVLDLRAASDAPRHAALATFMARCEEIAAARGCVVGFDTYHDCPTASCAPWLQEGLAASLKRLDLPAPRLVSGAGHDGQSMSKLTDFAMLFVRCRDGISHNPLEFASTTDMGLAVAALIGFIAAFDPRQRPA; this comes from the coding sequence ATGACCCCGGCGGAGATCGAGCGCCTCGGCGAACGCGCCGAGGCCATGCTAGAGGAACTGGCGGCCATTTCCGAGGATGCCGACCGGCTGACCCGGCGCTTCCTGACCCGCGAGCACCGGCGGGCCGCCCATCTCGTCGGCCAGTGGATGGCCGAGGCCGGCATGGCGGTCAGCGAGGACCAGCTCGCCACCGTCCGCGGCCACTATGCGCGCGCCGGCGCGGCCGACGGCGCCAACCGGGTGCCGCGCCTCCTGATCGGGTCGCATATCGACACGGTGATCAATGCCGGCAAATATGACGGCATGTTCGGCGTGGTGGCCGGCATCCTCGCGGTCGAACATTTCCGCGACGCCGACAGGCGGTTCGATTTCGCGGTCGACGTGCTGGCCTTCGGGGACGAGGAGGGCAGCCGCTTCCCGACCGTCCTGTCGTCCTCGGCGGCGCTCGCCGGCAATTTCGAGCAGCGCTGGCTCGCCGGCACGGACGCGGACGGCGTCGCGCTGGCGACGGCAATGCGTGACTACGGCCTCGATCCCGACGCGACCGGCGGTGCGGCGCTGACGCCGGAAGAGGCCCTGGCCTATGTCGAGGTTCATATCGAGCAGGGGCCGGTGCTGGAGCATCAGGGCGCGCCGCTCGGCATCGTCACGTCGATCGCCGGCCAGTTCCGCACGCGTGTCACGGTGCGCGGCATGGCCGGCCATGCCGGCACCGTGCCGATGACGCTGCGCCGCGACGCGCTGGTCGCGGCGAGCGAGATGGTGGTGGCGGCCGAGGCGATCGCGAAGGCGCATCCGGAGGCGGCGATGGTGGCGACCGTCGGCACGCTCAAGGTCATGCCGGGCGCGGCCAATGTCGTGCCCGATGGCGTCGATTTCGTGCTCGACCTCAGGGCCGCCTCGGATGCGCCCCGCCATGCGGCGCTCGCGACCTTCATGGCCCGCTGCGAGGAGATCGCCGCGGCGCGCGGCTGCGTGGTCGGTTTCGACACCTACCACGACTGCCCGACGGCGTCCTGCGCGCCCTGGCTGCAGGAGGGACTGGCGGCCAGCCTGAAGCGGCTCGATCTGCCGGCGCCGCGGCTCGTCTCGGGCGCCGGCCATGACGGGCAGTCGATGAGCAAGCTCACCGATTTCGCCATGCTGTTCGTGCGCTGCCGCGACGGCATCAGCCACAATCCGCTCGAATTCGCCTCCACGACGGATATGGGGCTTGCGGTTGCGGCGCTGATCGGCTTCATCGCCGCCTTCGATCCCAGACAGCGTCCGGCCTGA
- a CDS encoding Cytochrome c, producing the protein MDLALAADWLNLLSRWFHMTVGITWIGTSFYFMSLDYQLKAKAPGTAGPDGSAWEVHGGGFYQVGKYLVAPADLPPDLIWHRWAAYLTWMSGFVLLVVQYYWNARGFLIDPTVAALQPWQAIGLSLGAIVGGWLVYDALCRSPLAERPALLSVIVFALIVAAAWAFTHVFSGRGAFIHVGVFIGTIMAANVFLVIIPNQKIVVADLIAGRKPDPKYGKIGKTRSTHNNYLTLPVLLMMVSNHYPMLYGHPASWLIVALVVVCGALVQHTINRHEAGDPWQRYGWAVPVAAIALVAMIFVTAERPRLDLGRAGAVTEAQALDIVARHCAACHARQPRHPGFTEAPKGVTLETAADLRRFSGAIVQQSVQSKAMPLGNETGMTDAERAALGAFLAGAR; encoded by the coding sequence ATGGACCTCGCCCTTGCCGCCGACTGGCTCAATCTCCTGTCGCGCTGGTTTCACATGACGGTCGGCATCACCTGGATCGGCACAAGCTTCTATTTCATGTCGCTGGACTATCAGCTGAAGGCCAAGGCGCCGGGGACGGCCGGGCCGGACGGCAGCGCCTGGGAGGTCCATGGCGGCGGCTTCTACCAGGTCGGCAAATATCTGGTGGCGCCGGCCGACCTGCCGCCCGACCTCATCTGGCACCGCTGGGCCGCCTATCTCACCTGGATGTCCGGCTTCGTGCTGCTGGTCGTGCAATATTACTGGAACGCCCGCGGCTTCTTGATCGATCCGACGGTGGCCGCGCTCCAGCCCTGGCAGGCGATCGGCCTGTCGCTCGGCGCGATCGTCGGGGGCTGGCTCGTCTATGATGCGCTCTGCCGCTCGCCGCTGGCGGAGCGGCCGGCGCTGCTGTCGGTCATCGTCTTCGCGCTGATCGTGGCGGCGGCCTGGGCCTTCACCCATGTCTTTTCCGGCCGGGGCGCCTTCATCCATGTCGGCGTCTTCATCGGCACGATCATGGCGGCCAACGTCTTCCTGGTGATCATCCCCAACCAGAAGATCGTGGTCGCGGACCTGATCGCCGGGCGCAAGCCGGATCCGAAATACGGCAAGATCGGCAAGACCCGCTCGACTCACAACAACTACCTGACGCTGCCGGTGCTGCTGATGATGGTGTCGAACCATTATCCGATGCTCTACGGCCATCCCGCATCCTGGCTGATCGTCGCCCTCGTCGTCGTCTGTGGCGCGCTGGTGCAGCACACGATCAACCGGCACGAGGCGGGCGATCCCTGGCAGCGCTACGGCTGGGCGGTGCCGGTCGCGGCGATCGCGCTGGTCGCGATGATCTTCGTGACGGCCGAGCGGCCAAGGCTCGACCTCGGCCGCGCTGGCGCCGTGACCGAGGCGCAGGCCCTCGACATCGTGGCGCGGCATTGTGCCGCGTGCCATGCGCGCCAGCCGCGACATCCGGGCTTCACCGAAGCGCCAAAAGGCGTCACCCTGGAGACGGCCGCAGATCTCAGGCGTTTTTCAGGAGCCATCGTGCAGCAGTCCGTCCAGTCCAAAGCCATGCCGCTCGGCAACGAGACCGGCATGACCGATGCCGAGCGGGCCGCGCTCGGCGCCTTCCTGGCGGGTGCGCGATGA
- the pucA_1 gene encoding putative xanthine dehydrogenase subunit A — protein sequence MEVWPRIEAMVEAHGACALVSVVSAVGSTPREAGTCMVVRPDGAFHGTIGGGALEWRALARAQAMLARAERATMLVDQVLGPDLGQCCGGRVILAIETFDQRDRDEIAALAAAERAGPFATAVDRPAGGRTVRRILKPGAAPAAGTVTERFGERPPTILLFGAGHVGRALVLALAPLPFRVVWWDGRPGAFPAAIPANVTTTAASADAVLAAAPAGAEVLVMTHSHALDLDIVEAALMCAPVAGVGLIGSATKRARFARQLAGRGVPAARIAALRCPVGLPGIGGKAPPVIAAAIAAECLLIAEARTKTADAPARGRRPTRSHSS from the coding sequence ATGGAGGTCTGGCCGCGGATCGAGGCGATGGTCGAGGCGCATGGCGCCTGCGCCCTCGTCAGCGTCGTCAGCGCCGTGGGCTCGACCCCGCGGGAAGCGGGAACATGCATGGTCGTCCGACCGGACGGGGCCTTTCACGGCACGATCGGCGGCGGCGCGCTGGAATGGCGGGCGCTGGCGCGGGCCCAGGCCATGCTGGCAAGGGCGGAACGGGCGACCATGCTGGTCGACCAGGTGCTGGGACCGGATCTCGGCCAGTGCTGCGGCGGCCGGGTGATATTGGCCATCGAGACCTTCGACCAGCGCGACCGCGACGAGATCGCCGCGCTTGCCGCGGCCGAGCGCGCAGGGCCTTTCGCGACGGCGGTCGACCGGCCTGCCGGCGGCCGGACGGTCCGGCGCATCCTGAAGCCCGGCGCCGCCCCGGCGGCGGGCACGGTGACCGAGAGGTTCGGCGAGCGGCCGCCGACCATCCTGCTGTTCGGCGCGGGCCATGTCGGACGCGCCCTCGTTCTGGCGCTCGCGCCGCTGCCGTTCCGCGTGGTCTGGTGGGACGGCCGCCCCGGCGCCTTTCCGGCGGCGATTCCCGCCAATGTCACGACGACCGCGGCGTCGGCCGATGCGGTGCTGGCGGCGGCGCCGGCCGGCGCCGAGGTGCTCGTCATGACCCATAGCCACGCGCTGGATCTCGACATCGTCGAGGCGGCGCTCATGTGTGCACCGGTCGCCGGGGTCGGACTGATCGGATCGGCCACCAAGCGGGCCCGTTTCGCCCGGCAGCTCGCCGGCCGCGGCGTGCCCGCCGCCCGGATCGCTGCGCTGCGCTGCCCGGTCGGCCTGCCGGGCATCGGCGGCAAGGCGCCGCCGGTGATCGCCGCCGCCATCGCGGCCGAATGCCTGCTGATCGCCGAAGCGCGGACCAAAACCGCCGATGCGCCGGCTCGCGGCCGCCGTCCCACCCGTTCCCACAGCTCCTGA